In the Cucurbita pepo subsp. pepo cultivar mu-cu-16 chromosome LG17, ASM280686v2, whole genome shotgun sequence genome, aaatttttgaaaaacatcgaacgttactcggtttttttagcacgtgcttcaaacgtccctaATTCgaggtttccgaattagggtttcgattttaagcacatttttactattttatacactccgtttcttcgacattctattctaaatcatcatgtctaatcattccccacaaaaatttcgaaaaacatcgaacgttacttgatttttttagcacgtgcttcaaacgtcccgaattcagggttttcgaattagggttttgattttaggcacttttttactattttatacacttcgtttcttcgacattctattctaaatcatcatgcctaatcattccccacaaaagtttcgaaaaagatggacagttactcggtttttttaacacgtgcttcaaacgtcccgaattcggggtttcgattttaagcacttttttactattttatacactccgtttcttcgacattctattataaatcatcatgcctgatcattccctacaaaaatttcaaaaaacatcAAACGTTACTCGCtatttttagcacgtgcttcaaacgtcccgaattCAGGGTTTTTGAATTAGGTTTTCagttttaagcacttttttactattttatacactctttttcttcgacattctattctaaatcatcatgcctgatccccacaaaaattttgaaaaacatcgaacattactcgatttttttagcacttGCTTTaaacgtcccggattggagtttccaaattagggtttcgatttatACACTTTTTTACTGGTTTATACACtcttttcttcaacattctattctaaatcatcatgcctaatcattccccacaaaaatttcgaaaaacatcAAAGATTAATCCTTACCTACCAAAATGAGCTCCAAACTTCAATCAAGGTAACATAATGAGCTATgaaaaacagtaaaaagaGGATTAGAGAGAGTAAGAGACACCGTATTTGTGGATGGTGGGATAAGAGTCGTCTAATGATGATCAATTCTTCGTCAATGCACAAGAAATTTAAACatgatttgaatctctaacCTATGTTTAAGTTGACAATCAAAAATTGGATCATACGATTTAATACCCTTAAAACTTGTTAGAGTGTTCTTAATAATCCTCGACAATCCTCCACTCCaatagagccctcgaacaaagtaaaccatttgttcgatactttagtcacttttgactacatcttTAAggttcacaacttctttgttcgacacttgagaattctattgacatgactaagttaaaggCATGACCCTTATACCATGTTAGAGTGTTCTTGATATTCCTCAACAAAACGCTCACATAACTCTTACTCCTTCAAGTTAGAACACTACAACTCAGACTTGAGTGAAATCTGGCCAAACGTTATCAAGGGGGCAACCAATGCGTGTGGGGACACGACTGGAATAAGCATGGAGCATATCATCCCTTCGCTGCAATTCTACAATTGGAAAAGTTTCTGTGCTCTTCCAACTGCAATTCTACTATTAGGAAGAAGCTTCTGTTTTCCATTCGTGGACTGCCTTTCCAACGccaataaatgaaatgaattctTTTTCACACCCGAGAAGTACACATGTTTAACCTAACAACCCGAATACACCCGacccaaattataaatattggattggattggattggattagcATAACCTTTTCTAAGGCCCTtcacttattttaaaaatatttagtaaacaAATAAGTTATCTTATACGATAACATCCcgaaacataatttaaataaaaacatatcaAAACATCTTCTTGTGAAATTACAACCCGACACAACACACACTACTCTTACGACACGATATTACGATATATTATACATAGAAACATAAGTATTTGGAACTCATTATTCCTGCTTTCCACCACCACTACCACCTCTACGTGTTCCATAAAATCTCTTCCCAAACATGATGGTAATGGAAAGAAGAATacagagaaacaaaaacttgAGAATAGAGACCCGGTGGACTAAAGAATTCTTAAGCTCTCCAACTGCACTCACCAAACTCAAGGGTTGTCGATCGAGCCACACAAATTGTGAAGGACACGTGATTCCAGCAAACTGAGTACAGTCAATTAGAGTGACACCATTTTTGTCAAAGCACAAGATGATTTCGAacaattgtttctttttagattGTGCATTTTTGTTGCAGCGTAAACCTGGCTTCTTACCTGTGGCAGCCTGAATGGCACCTTCAATGGCTCCGTATTGTCTAGTATTTGTGCCAGTCGGGCCTAGCCCTGCAGTGTTCAAGATGGCCAGGAGATCGTAGTTATGGTTTGTACGAATATTTAGAGTTGTTTGGAAATATTGAAGTTGGTTGAAAGGAGGATCGGAACACGTTCCATGACTATCCCATTCGTGTTTCCAAAATCGTTGGTTGTTCCCACTTATTACATCCGGCCAATATGTGTTTAATTGGGGTACTAATGTTGCAATCTAAAACAAGATAAAGAAGCCAgaaatttattatactttttaaataaaagatacattaacatgaaaaaaaaaaaaaaaaaaaaaaaaNGCTTGATTAAATGGTTGTCCTGTACAAATAAGAGGAACATTTGAATAATTACTTGGCCACAAACCATGAATTGTGAACATGGCAGGAGGGTTAGCATAACATCTTACTCCACTGCATGTAGCTGGAGGCCATTGTTGAACCATttgaaaataatcaaattgagCCTTTACACATAACGTCAATAAGGCTAAATTGAATATAGAAACTATGAAAGGAGCTTTACCCATAATGTGCTTGCAAGCCAGATGAACATAATGGTTGGGTTTATATAGAGAATTTTCTTAACCATTCtttgttgaattttctctctaggaaataataaatattaaaatgaatttaataagtTGATCAATCTaaacgtttaaaaaattaatctctgcgtataattgaattataataataatggtaatAGTTTGATGACTACCACATATTTATATTCAACTAAATAcgtgtaacagcctaagcccaccgctagtagatattgtcttttttgaacttttctttcttgacttcctctcaaagttttaaaacgcttctgattgggagaggtttcaacgcccttataaagaatgtttcgttttcctctctaaccgatgtgggatctcataacaCTCTTGTGAAAAACGTTCAAATGAGCATACGATAATTGAGATGTACTCTTTTCTCTAAACTCTCATTCAACTCTTCATAtctcaattatataaataaaagtcaaGAATATAAATTGAGAAATATTTATGGAGTAAATGTGAGATGTGAGGGAGGTGATGCATATAAGACAAATTAATGGTGGTTGAGGCAAAGTATTTAATT is a window encoding:
- the LOC111778758 gene encoding ribonuclease MC-like, translated to MGKAPFIVSIFNLALLTLCVKAQFDYFQMVQQWPPATCSGVRCYANPPAMFTIHGLWPSNYSNVPLICTGQPFNPTLVPQLNTYWPDVISGNNQRFWKHEWDSHGTCSDPPFNQLQYFQTTLNIRTNHNYDLLAILNTAGLGPTGTNTRQYGAIEGAIQAATGKKPGLRCNKNAQSKKKQLFEIILCFDKNGVTLIDCTQFAGITCPSQFVWLDRQPLSLVSAVGELKNSLVHRVSILKFLFLCILLSITIMFGKRFYGTRRGGSGGGKQE